From Sinorhizobium sp. RAC02, a single genomic window includes:
- the nadE gene encoding NAD(+) synthase: MTTPKTHTPAFAPLVLDAAAEVERITRWMREELRTGLRKRGLVLGISGGIDSSLCAALAVGALGAKNVFALFMPENDSDPESLRLGRSVAETFGIESVVEDIGPSLAAMGCYERRDAFIREAVPEFGTGWGSKIVFDNPMTTGGYNISSLVVRAPDGAMRKVRLSANAYLGIVAATNMKQRTRKQLEYYHADRLNFAVIGTPNLLEYDQGFFVKNGDGAADIKPIAHLYKSQVYQLAAHLGVPAEILSRPPTTDTYSLPQTQEEFYFALPYAKMDICLYGLEHGLPAATIAAATGLKDGDVELVWADITAKRKVARYLHCPPLVMAGRS; encoded by the coding sequence ATGACCACGCCGAAGACCCACACGCCAGCCTTCGCTCCGCTCGTGCTCGACGCTGCCGCGGAAGTAGAGCGTATCACTCGCTGGATGCGCGAGGAGCTGCGCACCGGCCTGCGCAAGCGTGGTCTGGTCCTCGGCATTTCCGGCGGCATCGATTCCAGCCTTTGCGCGGCGCTCGCCGTGGGGGCGCTCGGTGCGAAAAACGTGTTTGCCCTGTTCATGCCGGAGAATGATTCCGACCCGGAAAGCCTGCGTCTCGGGCGCAGCGTCGCGGAAACCTTTGGCATCGAGAGCGTCGTCGAGGATATCGGCCCGTCGCTCGCCGCCATGGGCTGCTATGAGCGCCGCGATGCCTTCATCCGCGAGGCCGTGCCGGAGTTCGGCACCGGCTGGGGGTCCAAAATCGTCTTCGATAATCCGATGACGACCGGTGGCTACAATATTTCCTCGCTCGTCGTGCGTGCGCCGGACGGTGCGATGCGCAAGGTGCGGCTGTCCGCGAACGCCTATCTTGGCATCGTCGCGGCGACGAACATGAAGCAGCGCACCCGCAAGCAGCTTGAATATTACCACGCCGACCGCCTGAACTTTGCCGTCATCGGCACCCCGAACCTACTGGAATACGACCAGGGTTTCTTCGTGAAGAACGGCGATGGCGCTGCCGACATCAAGCCGATCGCCCATCTCTACAAGTCGCAGGTTTACCAGCTCGCCGCCCATCTCGGCGTGCCGGCCGAAATCCTCTCCCGCCCGCCGACCACCGATACCTATTCGCTGCCGCAGACGCAGGAAGAATTCTATTTCGCACTGCCCTACGCCAAGATGGACATCTGCCTCTACGGACTGGAGCACGGGCTGCCAGCGGCAACGATTGCGGCCGCGACCGGGCTCAAGGATGGCGATGTCGAACTGGTCTGGGCCGATATCACGGCCAAGCGCAAGGTCGCCCGTTACCTGCATTGCCCGCCGCTCGTCATGGCTGGGAGGTCATAG
- a CDS encoding class I adenylate-forming enzyme family protein, with translation MRIERYLQDSAARDGARTAIVAGETRLSYARFLDLSTRMAATLRANGIGPGDRVLILLDNGWRAAVAIFATWIAGAAICPVNPASKTARLEQIARDCRPAMLIVEGRLEPIVQGVPELTDIPRLVTGDGGSFDTGLEADPLGPETHPDTDLAALIYTSGSTGEPKGVMLAHENMDAAARSITSYLENTASDVILVVLPLSFGYGLTQLVTAMRVGATLVIEKSFAFPQAIFEKIRDERVTGFPLVPTMAAMMLQARELDPSYFANLRYVTSAAAPLPLAHVDGLRAFLPQARLYIMYGQTECTRVSWLPPEELDTRRGSVGIAIPGTHAEVIDEAGDPLPPGAVGELVISGPHVMRGYWQNEAATRQSLRSDPRTGALRLYTGDLFTADADGYLTFVARLDDIIKSRGEKVAPKAVEDVLCRMPGIAEALVVGVPHDVLGQVVKAVVVATDPALTERDVMRFCARNLEDHMVPKLVEFRDTLPKTDSGKAIRRLAAAPANTIGSTA, from the coding sequence ATGCGGATCGAGCGGTATCTTCAAGACAGCGCAGCCCGCGATGGCGCCAGGACGGCGATCGTCGCGGGGGAGACGCGGCTGAGCTACGCACGTTTTCTCGATCTCTCCACCCGCATGGCTGCGACACTCCGCGCGAACGGCATCGGTCCCGGCGACCGCGTCCTCATCCTGCTCGACAATGGCTGGCGGGCGGCTGTCGCGATTTTTGCCACGTGGATCGCTGGCGCAGCGATCTGCCCCGTCAATCCTGCCAGCAAAACTGCCCGCCTCGAGCAGATTGCACGGGATTGCCGTCCTGCAATGCTGATTGTCGAAGGACGGTTGGAGCCCATTGTTCAGGGAGTGCCGGAACTCACAGATATACCGCGCCTCGTCACAGGCGATGGGGGCAGTTTCGATACCGGGCTTGAAGCGGATCCGCTCGGCCCCGAAACACACCCGGACACGGACCTCGCCGCGCTGATATACACGTCGGGATCGACAGGCGAGCCCAAGGGCGTGATGCTTGCCCATGAGAACATGGACGCGGCCGCCCGGTCGATCACCAGCTATCTTGAAAACACCGCCTCCGACGTCATCCTCGTCGTGCTTCCCCTGTCCTTCGGCTACGGGCTCACCCAACTCGTGACCGCGATGCGCGTCGGCGCGACGCTGGTCATCGAAAAGTCGTTCGCCTTCCCGCAAGCAATCTTCGAGAAGATCCGCGACGAGCGCGTAACCGGCTTCCCGCTGGTGCCGACCATGGCGGCCATGATGCTGCAGGCCCGGGAACTCGACCCGTCTTATTTTGCCAACCTGCGCTACGTGACGAGCGCGGCCGCGCCGCTGCCGCTTGCCCATGTCGACGGACTGCGCGCCTTCCTGCCGCAGGCCCGCCTCTACATCATGTACGGCCAGACCGAATGCACCCGCGTCAGTTGGCTGCCGCCGGAAGAGCTCGACACCCGGCGCGGCTCCGTCGGCATCGCCATTCCGGGAACCCATGCCGAAGTCATCGACGAAGCGGGCGACCCGTTGCCCCCCGGGGCGGTTGGCGAACTCGTGATCAGCGGACCGCATGTCATGCGCGGTTACTGGCAAAACGAGGCGGCGACGCGCCAATCGTTGCGGTCGGATCCGCGCACCGGCGCCCTGCGGCTATACACCGGCGATCTTTTCACAGCGGATGCGGATGGCTATCTCACCTTCGTCGCCCGTCTGGACGACATCATCAAATCGCGCGGCGAGAAGGTCGCGCCGAAGGCCGTCGAGGACGTGCTCTGCCGCATGCCGGGCATAGCGGAAGCGCTCGTCGTCGGTGTGCCGCATGATGTGCTCGGGCAGGTCGTGAAAGCCGTCGTCGTCGCCACCGACCCCGCGCTGACCGAGCGGGATGTCATGCGCTTCTGTGCCCGAAACCTCGAAGACCACATGGTCCCGAAGCTCGTCGAGTTCCGGGACACTTTGCCCAAGACCGATTCCGGCAAGGCCATCCGTCGCCTCGCCGCCGCACCCGCCAACACCATAGGATCAACCGCATGA
- a CDS encoding acyl carrier protein: MTDETRTAIRAFVVENFLFGDDSHPLPADLSLIDNDLIDSTGILELVGFLEERFAIRVADADIVPANLDTIDRIAGFIARKQAA; the protein is encoded by the coding sequence ATGACCGACGAAACCAGAACCGCCATCCGCGCCTTCGTGGTGGAGAATTTTCTTTTCGGAGACGACAGCCATCCGCTGCCGGCAGACCTGTCGCTGATCGACAATGACCTGATCGATTCGACGGGCATTCTCGAACTCGTCGGCTTCCTCGAAGAGCGTTTTGCCATTCGGGTGGCCGACGCCGATATCGTTCCGGCCAACCTCGATACGATCGACCGGATTGCCGGCTTCATCGCCCGCAAGCAGGCGGCCTGA
- the asnB gene encoding asparagine synthase (glutamine-hydrolyzing): MCGIAGYHGGNIAPDRAAEYLRLMVAALRHRGPDGEGILIRGDTGLAHTRLSIVGLADGAQPMATEDDALAVSFNGEIFNYVELRDDLKSRGHRFRTTSDTEVLLAAYQRRGLDCLEDFNGDFAFAIHDAQQRTLVLARDRMGVRPLFYTEHEGALFFASEIKALLALPGFAAEIDPLALDQVFTLWCPIPPRTAFRGIHELPPGHVMTLREGQRTIRPWWQLSFPDRGDAAPSGPPEAQAEELRALLTDATRIRLRADVPVGAYLSGGLDSSLISALAARTVTQGLRTFSLTFRSEEHDESAWQRQMAATLGTASDSVECSTAAIAEHLPDVMRHIERPILRTAPVPLHLLAGRVRDQGMKVVLTGEGADEIFAGYDLFREARVRRFCGRQPDSNRRPRLFQRLYPYLPGLKQQSPDYLARFFSFGSEALDDPLYSHRPRFRSTSAAKLFFSADLKQAIGDYDAAADLAAQLPADFGRWHPLHQAQYLETAFLLPGYILSSQGDRVMMANAVEGRFPFLDHRVVGFAASLSPETKLLGLKEKHILKQAARGLVPAEIIDRPKQPYRAPDSESFAAPNAPAYLDAVLSPARLAQSGLFNAPAVGKLKEKVLKGHVTGFRDNAAFIGVLSTELLRGLDAAQSSQTAPRIGIHQE, from the coding sequence ATGTGCGGGATAGCGGGCTATCATGGGGGAAACATCGCGCCGGACCGGGCGGCTGAGTACCTTCGTCTTATGGTCGCGGCGCTGCGGCATCGCGGCCCGGACGGCGAAGGCATTCTGATCCGCGGCGATACCGGCCTTGCCCATACCCGCCTTTCTATCGTCGGCCTTGCCGACGGCGCCCAGCCGATGGCGACTGAGGACGATGCTCTCGCGGTCTCCTTCAACGGCGAAATCTTCAACTATGTCGAACTGCGCGACGACCTGAAGAGCCGTGGCCACCGGTTCCGCACGACCTCGGATACCGAGGTGCTGCTCGCCGCCTATCAGCGGAGGGGCCTCGATTGCCTTGAGGATTTCAACGGCGATTTCGCCTTTGCCATCCACGATGCGCAACAGCGGACTCTTGTGCTCGCCCGCGACCGCATGGGGGTGCGTCCGCTCTTCTACACCGAGCATGAGGGCGCGCTGTTTTTCGCCTCTGAGATCAAGGCGCTGCTGGCCCTGCCCGGCTTCGCCGCCGAAATCGACCCGCTGGCGCTCGACCAGGTCTTTACGCTCTGGTGCCCGATCCCGCCGAGAACGGCCTTCCGCGGCATCCACGAACTTCCGCCCGGCCATGTGATGACCCTGCGAGAGGGCCAGAGGACGATCCGCCCCTGGTGGCAGCTCTCTTTCCCGGATCGCGGCGACGCAGCACCGTCCGGCCCGCCGGAGGCGCAGGCAGAAGAGCTGCGAGCGCTCCTGACGGACGCAACCCGCATCCGCCTGCGCGCCGACGTCCCCGTTGGCGCCTATCTCTCCGGTGGCCTCGACTCTTCGCTGATCTCGGCGCTTGCAGCCCGCACCGTCACCCAGGGGCTCAGGACATTTTCACTGACGTTCCGCAGCGAAGAACACGATGAAAGCGCCTGGCAGCGCCAAATGGCCGCGACACTCGGCACCGCTTCAGACAGCGTCGAATGCTCCACCGCGGCAATCGCGGAGCACCTGCCAGATGTGATGCGCCATATCGAGCGCCCGATCCTGCGCACCGCGCCTGTCCCGCTTCACCTGCTCGCCGGGCGCGTGCGCGATCAGGGCATGAAGGTCGTCCTGACCGGTGAAGGCGCAGACGAGATTTTCGCCGGGTATGACCTGTTTCGCGAGGCTCGGGTCCGGCGCTTCTGCGGCCGGCAGCCGGACTCCAACCGGCGCCCGCGCCTCTTCCAGCGGCTTTACCCCTATCTGCCCGGCCTCAAGCAGCAGTCACCGGATTATCTCGCGCGTTTCTTTTCCTTCGGGTCCGAGGCGCTGGACGATCCGCTCTATTCGCACCGCCCGCGCTTCCGCTCGACATCGGCCGCCAAACTCTTCTTTTCCGCCGACCTCAAGCAGGCGATCGGCGACTACGATGCGGCGGCGGACCTGGCAGCCCAGTTGCCGGCCGATTTTGGCCGCTGGCATCCGCTGCATCAGGCGCAATATCTCGAAACGGCCTTTCTGCTGCCCGGCTACATCCTCTCCAGCCAGGGCGACAGGGTGATGATGGCGAATGCCGTGGAAGGGCGTTTTCCTTTCCTCGATCACCGCGTGGTTGGCTTTGCCGCGAGCCTCTCCCCGGAGACCAAGCTGCTCGGCCTGAAGGAAAAGCACATCCTCAAGCAAGCCGCCCGCGGTCTCGTGCCGGCCGAGATCATCGATCGGCCGAAACAGCCCTACCGCGCGCCTGATAGCGAGAGTTTTGCCGCGCCCAACGCGCCGGCCTATCTCGACGCCGTGCTGTCGCCGGCACGGCTCGCGCAAAGCGGATTGTTCAATGCTCCGGCAGTGGGCAAGTTGAAGGAAAAGGTCCTCAAGGGACACGTCACCGGATTTCGCGACAACGCGGCCTTCATCGGCGTGCTGTCGACCGAACTGCTGCGCGGTCTGGACGCTGCGCAATCATCACAAACCGCACCGAGGATCGGGATACACCAAGAATGA
- a CDS encoding glutaredoxin, whose product MLDRINPDADRKAILYRMVMPGHTCPYGLKAKDLLRRSGYVVDDRHLTTREETDAFKAKHEVATTPQVFINGERIGGYDDLRRFLGKPVADPKATSYRPVIVLFTLTALMAMAVSFAVSGTPFTLKAAEWFIAFSMVVLAMLKLQNVESFATMFLNYDLLAKRWVPYSYIYPYAEGLAGVLMVAGALNWLSIPTALFIGTIGAVSVFKAVYIDRRELKCACVGGSSNVPLGFISLTENLMMIAMAIWMAAAALGYTAPHAM is encoded by the coding sequence ATGTTGGACAGGATCAATCCGGATGCAGACCGCAAGGCCATCCTCTACCGCATGGTGATGCCAGGCCACACCTGCCCCTATGGCCTCAAGGCGAAGGATCTTCTGCGCCGCTCGGGCTATGTGGTCGACGACCGTCACCTGACGACGCGCGAGGAGACCGACGCCTTCAAGGCCAAGCATGAGGTGGCGACCACGCCGCAGGTCTTTATCAACGGCGAACGTATCGGCGGCTATGACGACCTGCGCCGCTTTCTCGGGAAACCCGTCGCCGACCCGAAGGCGACCAGCTATCGGCCGGTGATCGTGCTCTTCACGCTGACGGCGTTGATGGCCATGGCGGTGAGTTTCGCGGTGAGCGGCACGCCCTTCACGCTGAAGGCGGCGGAGTGGTTCATCGCCTTCTCGATGGTCGTGCTTGCCATGCTGAAGCTACAGAATGTCGAGAGCTTCGCGACCATGTTCCTGAACTACGACCTGCTCGCGAAACGCTGGGTGCCCTACAGCTACATCTACCCCTATGCCGAGGGCCTGGCCGGGGTACTGATGGTGGCCGGCGCCCTCAATTGGCTGTCGATCCCGACCGCCCTCTTTATCGGCACCATCGGGGCCGTCTCGGTGTTCAAAGCGGTCTATATCGACCGGCGCGAGTTGAAATGCGCCTGCGTGGGCGGATCCAGTAACGTCCCCCTCGGCTTCATCTCGCTGACCGAAAACCTGATGATGATCGCCATGGCGATCTGGATGGCTGCGGCAGCGCTGGGATACACGGCACCCCACGCAATGTAG
- a CDS encoding MerR family DNA-binding protein has translation MVRSQHPQDLTIGKLAAAANVGVETVRFYQRRGLLSTPKRLDGIRHYGESDVSRLRFIRQAQTAGFTLEEIRQLLTLDSGENRAAVRDMANKRLTELDARMKELERARASLQTLVSECAVGKTGPCPILKSFAS, from the coding sequence ATGGTACGGAGTCAACACCCTCAAGACCTCACGATCGGAAAACTTGCGGCGGCCGCCAATGTCGGCGTCGAGACGGTGCGGTTTTACCAGCGTCGCGGCCTGCTTTCGACGCCGAAGCGCCTGGACGGCATCCGTCACTATGGTGAGTCGGATGTCAGCCGCCTCCGCTTCATCCGGCAAGCCCAGACGGCCGGTTTCACGCTGGAAGAAATCCGCCAGCTACTGACCCTCGATTCCGGCGAAAACCGCGCCGCCGTGCGCGACATGGCGAACAAGCGCCTTACCGAACTGGATGCCCGGATGAAAGAGCTTGAGAGGGCCCGGGCTTCGCTTCAAACGCTGGTTTCGGAATGCGCGGTCGGCAAGACCGGGCCGTGTCCGATCTTAAAGTCCTTTGCTTCGTAA
- a CDS encoding DUF2793 domain-containing protein, translated as MSEQTDLLKLPYIMPAQAQKHVTHNEALSILDAVLHIRVSGVGSNTPPGAPVEGERHVVGSAPTGAFISHTNKIAAFQDGVWVFFPPQPGWTLWDATGEAIHVFHDSTWIKAAPTPERLTLLGIETDADTVNRLAVAAAASLFTHAGAGHQIKVNKAAAANTASMLFQTNWSGRAEMGLAGNDDFSVKVSADGSTWKTPLYLKASDGFAGINTTDIRYLLTVGQPGATDSLLNYDKTIGVAGAGAAYFRGQDTTNNVRFVMGTFTNNVMLASKSNHPLVFKVNDTVESFRIATTGQIGIGITAPNASALVDMASTTRGFLPPRMTTTQRNAIASPAEGLVVYNMTLHQLQFWNGTAWMSIAGV; from the coding sequence GTGAGCGAACAGACCGACCTCCTCAAACTCCCCTACATCATGCCGGCGCAGGCGCAGAAACACGTCACCCACAACGAGGCCCTGAGCATCCTCGATGCGGTGCTCCACATTCGCGTGAGCGGCGTCGGCAGCAATACGCCGCCCGGTGCGCCGGTGGAGGGTGAACGTCACGTGGTCGGCAGCGCGCCGACGGGCGCCTTCATCTCTCATACGAACAAGATCGCCGCCTTTCAGGATGGCGTCTGGGTGTTTTTTCCACCGCAGCCGGGCTGGACGCTGTGGGATGCCACCGGCGAGGCGATCCATGTTTTTCACGACAGCACATGGATCAAGGCAGCGCCGACACCGGAGCGACTCACTCTGCTTGGCATCGAGACGGATGCCGATACCGTCAATCGCCTCGCCGTTGCCGCGGCCGCAAGCCTGTTTACCCATGCCGGTGCGGGTCACCAGATCAAGGTCAACAAGGCGGCAGCCGCAAACACGGCCTCCATGCTGTTTCAGACCAACTGGTCCGGCCGGGCGGAAATGGGCCTCGCCGGCAATGACGATTTCTCGGTAAAGGTCTCCGCCGACGGCAGCACCTGGAAAACTCCGCTCTATCTGAAGGCATCCGATGGCTTTGCCGGCATCAATACCACGGACATTCGCTACCTCTTGACCGTCGGCCAGCCCGGCGCGACGGACAGCCTTCTCAACTACGACAAGACGATCGGTGTGGCCGGTGCGGGAGCTGCCTACTTCCGAGGGCAAGACACGACGAACAATGTCCGCTTCGTAATGGGCACCTTTACGAACAATGTGATGCTGGCGTCGAAGAGCAACCATCCGCTGGTCTTCAAGGTCAATGACACGGTCGAATCCTTCCGCATCGCGACGACCGGCCAGATCGGCATCGGCATCACCGCACCAAACGCATCCGCATTGGTCGACATGGCCAGCACGACCCGCGGCTTCCTGCCGCCCCGCATGACGACGACGCAACGCAACGCGATTGCCTCGCCGGCAGAAGGACTGGTCGTCTACAACATGACCCTGCACCAGCTCCAGTTCTGGAATGGCACGGCCTGGATGAGCATCGCAGGGGTCTGA
- a CDS encoding Crp/Fnr family transcriptional regulator, whose protein sequence is MILNDEVQMLRRVPLFSGIDAGKLKLLAFASNRVSYREGQELFHEGDEGDAAYVVLSGVVDIYRASPAGEQKIASEGCCSVVGEIAILCGTPRNATVKASTAVEALRISKDCFLKVLSTCPHSMAETMRVVGQRLAMAH, encoded by the coding sequence ATGATCTTGAACGACGAAGTACAGATGTTACGACGTGTTCCGCTCTTCTCAGGGATCGATGCGGGCAAGCTGAAATTGCTTGCCTTCGCCTCGAACCGGGTCAGCTACCGTGAAGGCCAAGAACTCTTCCACGAAGGCGATGAGGGCGATGCAGCCTATGTCGTGCTTTCCGGCGTCGTGGACATATACAGGGCTAGCCCTGCTGGCGAACAGAAGATCGCCTCCGAAGGCTGTTGCTCGGTCGTCGGCGAAATCGCCATTCTCTGCGGTACGCCACGCAATGCCACCGTCAAGGCATCCACTGCGGTCGAAGCCCTTCGTATCAGCAAGGATTGCTTCCTGAAGGTTCTGTCGACTTGCCCGCACAGCATGGCCGAAACCATGCGCGTGGTTGGTCAACGTCTTGCAATGGCCCATTAA
- a CDS encoding ABC transporter transmembrane domain-containing protein, whose translation MEKSLARYIWDHTRPQQLWILLIVGLSMIPYYLAFDLPKQIVNGPIQGSGFEKPGDTQIFMPISFDLPFWGHVELYSGLPLERMPSLLALSLMFLVLVIINGLFKYFINTYKGRLGERLLRRIRYQLVDRILRFPPKYFKHVKAGEVSSMIKDEVEPLGGFTADAFVQPALLGGQALTALIFIFIQHFWLGFIAFAMAMVQVGIIPRMRRRLIELGRERQITARQLAGRVAEIVDGIDTIHAYDTSNYERADIAERLGRIFRIRYDIYQWKFLVKFLNNFLAQLTPFLFYCIGGYLTIVGKLDVGQLVAVINAYKELPGPLKELIDWELVRQDVQVKYEQVVEQFESDQLIDPEIQAINSASAAALLGPLCTTNLLIDDDIGGRVLEHVTVKIQPGETVAIIGAAASGGDRLAEALARVTWPAGGKVTAGDDDLFALPESITGRRISYASPEAYFFHGSLKDNLLYGLKHAPIEPVSYKGPAADKRKWDITEARRSGNPDFDLNSNWIDVSTLHAHGEDGLFGAMVAVLDVVELSDDVLQLALHSSLGDDHDPELAAQIVEMRRDLREELNRRDLNNLVVPFEDNEYNTEAPVAENLFFGMMPDPKASTKAIVKTAYFRNIMRESGLGQALFEMGKGIAESTVELFKDLPPDHPFFEQLTFMRPEEIPTYQHLLQKLRHHAAPSEEERIALIRLSFFYIEPRHRFGVLDEKLMRKIVEVRHQFHANLPSELLGYIERYNPNAYLTSGTLVDNIVFGKLNHRFSDAISKLREIGGELLANRPELYRALMALGLESNIGAGGRRMNNLQRLKLGLARALIRRSDYYIFNRAFSGVDHHLQEHIVEAALAFLAKSGDNPAVVWVLSNTPLARHFKRVLAFDGGSLVEDGTYETIVESGTVYKQLIA comes from the coding sequence ATGGAAAAAAGTCTCGCCCGGTATATTTGGGACCATACAAGGCCGCAGCAGCTCTGGATTCTGCTGATCGTCGGCCTGTCCATGATTCCCTATTACCTCGCGTTCGACCTGCCCAAACAGATCGTCAACGGGCCGATCCAGGGAAGCGGCTTCGAAAAGCCGGGCGATACGCAGATCTTCATGCCGATCAGCTTCGACCTGCCGTTCTGGGGGCATGTCGAGCTTTATTCTGGCCTGCCGCTGGAGCGCATGCCGTCGCTCCTCGCGCTCAGCCTGATGTTCCTCGTGCTGGTAATCATCAACGGGCTGTTCAAGTATTTTATCAACACCTACAAAGGTCGCCTCGGTGAGCGGCTCCTGCGGCGCATCCGGTATCAACTCGTTGACCGCATCCTCCGGTTCCCGCCAAAATACTTCAAGCACGTCAAGGCCGGCGAAGTCTCCTCGATGATCAAGGACGAGGTGGAGCCGCTCGGCGGCTTCACGGCGGACGCCTTCGTGCAGCCCGCCCTGCTCGGCGGCCAGGCACTGACCGCGTTGATCTTCATTTTCATCCAGCATTTCTGGCTGGGTTTCATCGCGTTTGCCATGGCGATGGTCCAGGTCGGCATCATCCCGCGCATGCGCCGGCGCCTGATCGAGCTTGGTCGCGAGCGGCAGATCACCGCCCGCCAGCTCGCCGGTCGTGTCGCCGAGATCGTCGATGGCATCGACACGATCCACGCCTACGACACCTCGAACTATGAACGCGCCGATATCGCCGAGCGCCTCGGGCGCATCTTCCGCATTCGCTACGACATCTACCAGTGGAAGTTCCTGGTCAAATTCCTGAACAATTTCCTCGCCCAGCTCACACCGTTCCTCTTCTATTGTATCGGTGGCTACCTCACGATCGTCGGCAAGCTCGACGTCGGCCAGCTCGTGGCCGTCATTAATGCCTACAAGGAGCTGCCAGGCCCGTTGAAGGAGCTGATCGACTGGGAACTCGTGCGCCAGGACGTGCAGGTGAAATATGAGCAGGTCGTCGAACAGTTTGAATCCGACCAACTGATCGATCCGGAAATCCAGGCCATAAACAGCGCGAGCGCGGCGGCGTTGCTCGGCCCGCTCTGCACCACCAACCTGCTGATCGACGATGATATTGGCGGCCGGGTGCTCGAGCATGTGACGGTAAAGATTCAACCCGGTGAAACGGTCGCCATCATCGGCGCCGCCGCCAGCGGCGGCGACCGGCTTGCCGAGGCGCTTGCCCGCGTCACCTGGCCTGCCGGCGGCAAGGTGACGGCCGGCGACGACGACCTCTTCGCCCTACCGGAATCCATAACCGGTCGACGGATTTCCTATGCCTCGCCCGAGGCCTACTTCTTCCACGGGAGCCTCAAGGACAACCTGCTCTACGGCCTCAAGCACGCCCCCATCGAACCGGTGAGCTACAAGGGCCCTGCCGCCGACAAGCGCAAATGGGACATCACCGAAGCACGCCGTTCCGGCAACCCGGATTTCGACCTCAACAGCAACTGGATCGATGTGAGCACACTCCACGCCCACGGCGAGGACGGGCTCTTCGGCGCCATGGTGGCGGTGCTGGACGTGGTCGAGCTTTCCGACGACGTGTTGCAGCTTGCGCTTCATTCCTCGCTCGGGGACGATCACGATCCGGAGCTCGCCGCCCAGATCGTCGAGATGCGCCGTGACCTGCGTGAGGAGTTGAACCGCCGCGATCTCAACAATCTCGTCGTGCCCTTCGAAGACAATGAATACAACACCGAGGCGCCGGTCGCTGAAAACCTGTTCTTCGGCATGATGCCTGATCCGAAGGCCTCCACCAAGGCAATCGTCAAGACGGCCTACTTCCGCAACATCATGCGCGAAAGCGGCCTTGGTCAGGCGCTCTTCGAGATGGGCAAGGGAATCGCCGAAAGCACGGTGGAACTCTTCAAGGACCTGCCGCCCGACCACCCGTTCTTCGAACAGCTCACTTTCATGCGGCCGGAAGAGATTCCGACTTATCAACATCTTCTGCAAAAACTGCGGCATCATGCCGCACCGAGTGAAGAAGAAAGGATCGCGCTCATCCGCCTCAGCTTCTTCTATATCGAGCCGCGACACCGCTTCGGTGTGCTCGACGAAAAGCTGATGCGCAAGATCGTCGAGGTGCGCCACCAGTTCCACGCGAACCTGCCGTCGGAACTTCTCGGGTATATTGAACGTTACAATCCGAATGCCTATCTGACATCAGGAACGCTGGTGGACAATATAGTGTTCGGCAAGCTCAATCATCGCTTCAGCGATGCCATTTCGAAGCTCAGGGAGATTGGTGGCGAGTTGCTGGCCAATCGACCGGAGCTATACCGGGCGTTGATGGCGTTGGGGCTTGAGTCGAATATCGGTGCCGGCGGGCGAAGAATGAACAACCTGCAACGCCTGAAGCTCGGCCTTGCCCGCGCCCTTATCCGCCGGTCGGACTATTACATCTTCAACCGCGCGTTTTCAGGCGTGGACCACCACCTCCAGGAGCATATCGTGGAGGCGGCCCTTGCGTTCCTGGCCAAGAGCGGTGATAATCCGGCTGTAGTCTGGGTTTTATCAAATACCCCGCTTGCAAGACACTTTAAAAGGGTGCTTGCTTTTGATGGCGGAAGTTTGGTGGAAGACGGCACCTACGAGACGATCGTCGAAAGCGGTACGGTATATAAGCAGTTGATAGCATGA